GTCACATAATCTATGCTTTGTACTCAACAAAAAACTTGGTAACCCGCCACTTCAGTTTGAATTGCTTATTTCAAGTTGAGAGTGGGGTAAGATATAGGCAATTCAATTTAAAAATGATAGCGGGCTAATGATATGAGTGACTCTTTCTAAGTAGACTAAACGATATCTCATAAAATACTAAGCCATCACGATTATAACTGACAATGCCATTGCTTATAATGAGCTATTTAGTAATACTGCCGCACAAAGCGATAAAGGCAAATAAGCGATTGATATAATCGCCATCACTAATGACTTCTTTGCTAAATTATGGCGATTATTTAAGGTAATTTTTATGTCTACTCCTGCGCTCCCATATCAATACTTGCCTCATTTAACAGTAGCACGTGTGAGTACACTTATCGTATTTGGGCTATCGATGAGCGCTTGCAATAGTCTGAAGCCCATATCAACCACTGCACCAGTAGTGACCCATAAACCCACGGTAGCCTTAGTGTTGGGCGGTGGCGGTGCCAAAGGTTTTGCTCATGTAGGCGTCATTAAGGCGCTAGAAGCAAACGGCATTACACCGACGTTGGTCGTTGGCACCAGTGTCGGTAGTTTGGTGGGTAGCTTGTACGCAAGCGGCTATACTGCAAAGCAGCTTGAGCGCCTAGCACTGACAACCACTGATAGCGAATTGACAGACTTTACCCTATCCAACCAAGGATTTATCGAAGGTATTAAACTTAAAAACTTTATCAATGCTAAAGTAGCAAAACGTCCGATAGAAAATTTCCCTATCTCCTTTGCGGCCATTGCCGCTGAAAAAAACACGCTAAAAAAAGCCGTTTTTACCACGGGTGATGCAGGACTTGCCGTGCAAGCATCTTGCAGTGTGCCAAATATTTTTATTGCGCCGCGTGTCCCTGAAAAAGTCGGCAAAAAATATATCGATGGCGGCGTGGTCAGTTTAGTGCCGGTTGATAGCGCCCGTGATTTGGGTGCTGATATTATCATCGCCGTTGATGTGACTGCTGCTAACGCTAATACATCCACTATCAACCAAAAACCGACCATTAATTCATTAACCAGTTTTTGGGGATTTCTTGAAAACAATGTCGTTTCTAACGTGTCTAGTATCTCTAAACAATCAAGCATCAATCGTGCCCTACTGATGCGCCATGAACGTGATCGTGCTGATATTGTGATTATCCCCAATATCGGTCATAACAGCTCACTAGATACCAGCCAACGTAGCACCTTGATTGCTGCTGGCTCGCAAGCCACTACCGCCCAGATTAACGCCATTAAGCAACTTATTAACGAAAAATCTAAGAGTAAATACGCTACTCTTTGATTTATATAGTCGGTGAAAAGTAATATCGATACAACACCTACTGCTGGTGCAAATTTTTCTTGCTTGCTGTGCCTACGCAGACAGAGGCTGCAAAAAATTTACACCAGCAATACGGTAGCGACTGTAAAGTATTTCAACTATAGATAGAAAGTAGCTATAAAAAGTAGCTATAAAAAGCATGCTACTAAATACAGACATTAAAAAATTGGCGATAAAAAAGCACCACAGTAATCACTGCGGTGCTCTTTTGATAAAGCAAATATTAAAGCATGAACCTATTTAACACGTGCACGGTATTTTACGGCGACTGTGTCATTAAGACCAACGCCTTCCAAATCCCAGCGTACTGCTTTATAGAATTTTAAAGGAATTTCTTGCAGCTGATTGTCAATTTTTCCGCGTAACGGCATACGAGCAAAAGTATTGCCATCCGCACTACCGTAAGGAAAATCAGGAGAGACGGCGCGCAGCAATTCTACTTGTTCAGGGATGCTCATTGTCACTGTCATTTTACGAACACGATCAGCATTGGTATTGGTAAAATAGCCTTGATACTCTAGGACATTACCTGACTGTAAACGCGTATTTGCATCCACAGGAACCAGCACTTCTTCACCATTGGCATCAACACTAATCAATGATGCTGTTATTCTACTGTTGACCGCTTGCGCATTTGACTGGCTGTTTTTATTAAAGTTTGACTGAACAGCTACTGAATTATCAACCGCTTGTTCTGGTGTGGGCAACATCGCTGATGCTTGGGTGACAGCCATGACGCCAACGAGCGTACCGGCGACAACATGAAACAAGCGATGTCCGCTCCATGCACTGAATGGATTCGCAAAATGGTTACTTTTCTTCATGACATTCATTATCCCTAGTTAATGTATCGGTAAAACAAAGCCGGTAAAACTTAATGATTTTTAAAAATATAGTACAATAAGCAATTTACCATCATATATGGTCACACTCAGTCATGTTAACTTTTAAACATTATTATTTTTATCGATTATCTGCGTAAGCTATCGGTAAAGCAATAGCGCCTAGCATAACAAAAAGCATTTATACGTACATTAACCCTGTGTTGAGGTTGTGTATATCGTTAATCTGCTGTAAAAACTCTTTGACGCTACTGAAATAAAAGATAGCTCATAACGGCGTTTTTTGCTATGGTAAATCTTTAGTGTCCCTTTAGCGACAGGCATTTTCTGTCACGCCTTTTTTCTTATTCTAACGACTATTGCTCCCACTATGACTACTAGCGCCATGCCCCAGATTAACCCTGAATACGTCCATTGGTTCCGTAATTCTGCCCCCTATATCAATACGCATCGCGGCAAAACGTTCGTGATTATGTTTGGTGGTGAGGCGGTCAATCATCCAAATTTTAGTACACTGATTCATGACTTTGCTTTATTGCATAGCTTGGGTATCAAGCTGGTATTGGTGCATGGGGCGCGACCACAAATCGAAAAAAACCTCAAAGATGCTGATATTGAATCGCCACTGCATCAAGACATTCGTGTGACACCTCGTGTCGCGATGCCTTCTATATTACAAGCGGTTGGTGCTATTCGCTTGCAGATTGAAGCACAGCTATCGATGGGGCTTGCAAACTCACCTATGTATGGCTCACGTATTGATGCAGTTTCGGGTAATTTTGTGACTGCGCGTCCTTATGGTATCCGTGATGGCGTTGATTACCAGATGACAGGCGAAGTACGCTCTATCGACGTTGAAGCGATTAAAAATAACTTACTACACGATCATATTGTGATTCTAGGCTCTATGGGCTATTCGGCAACCGGTGAAGTTTTCAACTTGCTCGCTGAAGATGTCGCCCTTAGTGCAGCCGTAGCGCTTGGTGCAGATAAGCTTATTTTCTTGGGCGAAGAAGTGGGTATTAATCACAATGATCGTTTATTACGTGAGATGATTCCAAATGAGGTCGATCGCTTCTTACGTGACCGTGATCTCAATTGTGAGATTAATTACTTTTTAAGCTGTGCCAGTAATGCTTGTCGCCAAGGCGTTCATCGCACTCATATTATCTCTTATGCTAAAAACGGTGCGCTACTTGAAGAGCTATTCACCCGTGATGGTTCTGGTACCTTGATTAGCCATGATCCTTATGAAGAGATTCGCCGCGCTGATATCGATGACGTGGTGGGGCTGATAAAGCTATTATCGCCACTAGAAGAGCAAGGTATATTGGTTAGCCGCTCACGGGAGCGCTTGGTGCAAGAGATTGATAACTATAGCGTCATTGAGCGTGATGGCATGATTTTAGGTTGTGCTGCGCTTTATCCACTCGATGCAAATTCAGCAGAGGTTGCCTGCGTCGCGGTACATCCAGAATATCGCAGCGGTAGCCGCGGCGCTGATTTACTGGCATTTTTGGAGCAACAAGCACGCAGCCATGGTTTACATAAGTTATTTGTATTGACCACTCGTACGGCGCACTGGTTCGTTGAGCAAGGGTTTGCTGAAGTTGAGGCAAGCGCCTTACCTGAAGCACGCCGCGAGAAGTATAATAACGGTCGTAACTCTAAAGTTTTCCAAAAGAACCTTTAACTAATGGCTAATTAACTTCGAAAGCTTAAAGGCTAATTCTTTAGCAAAAGAAGCCCTCTTAAATTAAGAGGGCTTCTTTATGACTTCTGCTATATCAATGCTAAATAAGCATTATTTACTTCTAATTATTTTACTTTTAATAGTTCAACGGTAAAGATAAGCGTGCTGTTAGGCTCGATACCTGCGTTACCCGCTTCGCCATAAGCGATATCAGATGGGATATAAAACTCGTATTTACCACCCTCTTTCATCAACTGTAGACCTTCAGTCCAGCCAGCAATCACTTGATTAAGTGGGAATTCAACTGGCTCACCGCGCTCATATGAGCTGTCGAATACGGTACCGTCAATCAATTTACCTTCATAGTTTACTTCAACCACATCCGTAGCTTTTGGTGATTTACCAGTACCTGCGGTCACTACTTTATATTGTAGGCCAGAAGCAGTGGTTTTCACGCCGGCTTTTTTGCCATTCTCTACTAAGAATGCTGAGCCCTTGGTTTTGTTTGCACCCGCTTTAGATTCCATATCTTTCACAAACTTCGCTTCCTGTTCTTTTTGATAGGTCGTTAACACTTCTTGCATTTGCTCTTCTGTCAATGCCGCTTTTTTACCTTCATAGCCATCACGGAAGCCTTTTTCAAAAGTATCAAGGTTCAGATCCCCAACCGCTTCTTTATTCCCTTCTGCCATCATATAGCCCAAGCTATAACCTACTTTTTCCTTGGCAGGGCTTTGTTCAGTAACTGAAACACTTTTGGCAGCAGTTTCTTTATTACCGTTGTTTGCGCTACAGCCTGTAATTAATAACATAGCGCTAGCCAGGGCACTGATGCTTAGGGTAGTGATTTTTTTCATAAAATGCTCTCAAATTTTAATAATAGTGGCGAGATGTCACATTCTTCTATAATAGCAAATCTTAGATTTTCCTGCTATGACTCACTTGAAATTATCGGTCAAATGTACAGTCTATGTTAATATTTACCACAAAAATAACAACTTATCACACAACTATAGTAAGACGTTAAGCTTTCTATCTTTAAATCCATGATTACATAAGTTAAGCTAAATTGATTAAGGAAAGAAATAACAAAAGGTAATTTTTTTTAACAATGACTACTGTTTGTTAAGTACTGATTTCTTATAAAAGCACTAAAATGAAGTTTTCAAATAATTTTTAATTAAAAATATCAATAAATAGGTGTGTGTTTACCTCAAATAAAACGCTTGAATCAAAGTGGTTTTATTATCGTATAGCAGACACACGATCATTAGAGGAGAACAGGATGAATCCAATGTTTACATCATTCAACGGTTATCTGGGTGGCCCTATTGGCTCCATCATCGGTGCTATTCTTATTTTTATCATTGGTTGGCTTATCGCCTTGGGCATTGCTGCGCTAGTACGCGGCGTGCTGTCTAAGATCAATCTCAACCAACATATGAACTCTTCAACTGGTAAAAGCTATGACTTAGAAGGCATTATTTCTAAGATTGTTTTTTGGTTTATTTTCATTATTGCCATTTCTGGCGCATTAAGTCAGTTAAACCTAAACTCTATTTCAGCGCCATTTGCTAATATGGTCAACCAAGTATTAACCTTTATCCCTAATCTTATCGCTGCAATCGCAGTTGGTGTCATCGGTTGGGTTATTGCAACGGTTGCACGTACTGCCATCAATGCTGCGCTTTCAAAAACCTCAATGGATGAGCGTTTGAGTGCAAAAGCTGGTGTCAAACCAATGAGCAGCACGATTGCTGATATGGTTTATTGGTTCATTCTGTTAGTAGTATTGACCATGGTACTTGGTCAATTACAGCTTGACGGTTTATTTGCCCCATTGACCAATATGGTTGATAAAATCTTCAGCTTTATCCCTAATATTCTGATTGCTGCTGTGGTATTCGTGGTGGGTTACATCATCGCTAAAGTGGTACGTGGCATCGTAACCAATCTTGTTTCTACTTTTGATGTACAAAATCTTGCAACCAAAGCTGGTTTAAGCGAACAAAACAGTTTGCCAAACATTGCAGGTTCTTTAGCGTTTTTAGTAGTGATTATTCCAACGATTATTGCCGCTTTAAATGCACTAAAAGTTGATGTAATCGCTCGTCCTGCAACCAACATGTTAAATAAAATCATGGAAGCCTTGCCAAATATCTTTATGGCAATTGCGATCTTGGTTGTGACTTTCTATGTTGTACGTATGGTTGCGAACATCATCAAAGGCTTACTTGAAAATACACAAATCAATCAGTTACCTGCCAAAGTTGGTCTACAACAGACCATGGGTAATAAAAAGGTTTCTGACTTAGTTGGCTATGCCATTGTATTTTTTGCCATGTTATTTGCCTCTATCGCCGCTGCTGACTTATTAGGTTTTGAGCCTATCTCAGCAATCATTGCAATGTTTATTGCTTTTGGTGCCAATATCATCCTAGGCGCAATCATCCTATTTATTGGTTTCTGGCTTGCAAACATTATCGCTGGTGTCGTTGAGCGCTCTGAACAAGGTTCACAATTTCTAGCAAATATCGTACGCGTTTTGATCATGGGCTTAGTCCTTGCCATGGGTCTAAAAGCGATGGGTATTGCGGATTCTATTGTTAACCTAGCATTTGGCTTAACCTTAGGTGCCGTTGCTGTGGCATTTGCTCTATCGTTTGGTCTAGGTGGTCAAGAAGCAGCAGCACGTTTCTTACGCAAAATGCAGGACAAAATGGACAGAGAACGTGAAGAAGCAAAAGCAAAATCTGCTTTGACGCCAAGTTCATCGACTCAAGATAAGGTTGCTGCTTCAGTACATGACAATACGCCAAGTGCAGCTACCACAACGGTCGCGCCACGTACTTCTACTACGCCTATCGTCAGCACAGAGACTGATACCTTTGGTAGCAGCACAACCCAAGTAGATAATAATACCATCACGCCCAATAACTTACGCTCGACCAGTGATGTAAATTCTTCTACGGTAGATATCAATCATATTGCCACTGACGATAGTGATATCGATGGTCCTAATAATCTAAACTAATCTATCGTTATTAATTTATTCTATAAAAAAGACAGCTTAGGCTGTCTTTTTTATGGCTCATGATAAATAATTTTAGTTAGGCTTATTAGGGCGAGATGGAATCGAGATATTTAAGCGTACCTGTAATAGATGAGTCTTGCACCATATATTTACAGCATTAAAAGCTGCTCTATATAGTGTCCCAATATCAGCTGATGACATGTCATCGGACAAATATATCACCAACTCTACTAGGTTAAATTGACCCAATGGTAGCTGGTACTAAGAATATTGCGCTTGATAGTCCCTCTCAATCACTGGTATATCCGGCAATATTATCTTTAAGATATCTGCTTGCGAATAACAGGCGCTTTCATTCATAAGACAGCTTCCATCAAACATTACTGTCGTTGAATTACTGGGCACAGTCACCACATTTTTGTCTGAAAAAATAGACTGTTGTAAGCGGCGCAATTGGTATACAGCGGATAAATGCAACTGCTGCTGCAAGACTATTTAATAAAAAACAAACTACATAATAGCAATTATACACGGTCGCTTTCAGTACAGTGACTTGTTATGATGATATAAAAGCGGCATTACTCGCGTATTGAGGAATGAATTAATGCGCATGCTACCTTACAATATAATTAGCCCATTTATTTATCAAATAACTCTCTGATGATAACAAGGACTGCCCATCATGAAACGCTTTAAAGAAAAAACAGTCGTCGTAACAGGTGCCGACTCACATATCGGTCGTGCAACCGCTATTCGTTTTGCGAATGAAGGTGCCAACGTTATACTAGTTGGACGCTCTGCTGACATATTAAACCAAATCACTGAAAGGTTCCCACAAGACCATACATGGATTCATACCGAAAACTTTTTAACCATTGCTTGTGACATTGGTGTCGAGAGCCAAGTACAAGAGATGATAAAAAGAGTCATCGATAAATTTGAAAAAATTGATATATTGGTGAATAACGCAGCACAAACGACGCAAGGTGACAATGGTGGAGTATCTACTGAACAGGAGCATCTAGCCATTGATGACTATTTAAGCGAAACCTTATATGTCTGTCAGACGGCTATGCCGCACTTAATACAGAGTAAAGGTAATATCATTAACGTCCCTTCATTTGCAGCTTGCAGTAGCGATCAGAGTGCAGCAACTAGTGCAGCAACTTATGATGCTGCACTCTCAGGTATCACTGATTTAACTCGTACATTGGCTTCAGAGCACAGTGCAGATGGAGTGCGCGTCAATGCAGTCACTCCAAGCGTCACTCAGAGCGATGTATCAGATGCCATTCAAAATACTGATATAACAGATATTCAAGCAAATATAGATGAATTGCCAGATAATAGTCCATTAGGACGCTGTGCCACGCCAAGTGATATTGCTGCAGTGATTACTTTTTTAGCGAGCGATGATGCTTCTATGATTACCGGTACTAATTTGCCCGTTGATGGCGGTGTAAGCACTGCTAACCGTTAGCCATCTTTATAACCCGTTTAATTGTAAGCAATTTCATAAAGCCCTTATGGGTAACGGCTCAAAATTAATGAGCGTAAACAAAAAATTCCTGATATTGATATCAGGGATTTTTTTATAAATATTATCAGCTACTATAGTTGAAATACTTTAAAGTCGCTACCGTATTGCTGGTGTAAATTTTTTGCAGCCTCTGTCTGCGTAGGCACAGCAAGCAAGAAAAATTTACACCAGTAGTAGGTGTTGTATCGATCTTACTTTTCACCGACTATATATTAAAAAACTAATCAGCTGATTTATTAACATCCTGTAGTGGCTGCGATAAACGCTCAGGATGTCTTGGGATCACACCTTGATACTGCGCATATATTTTTGGTAAGTCGGCTTCGATATCTCCGGTAGGATGAACCAAAGGCATAAAGCGTATCTCTTTAGTATTGTAATCCATCGCAACCGGCAAGATGGGTACACCAGCACCCACTGCTAAATAATAAAAGCCTGACTTCCAATCTTTGGTGTATTGACGCGTACCTTCTGGCGACAACCCTAAAAACAATGGCTCACCTGTTTTAAATTTATCAATACTCGCTTGTAGTACGGAGCCTTTATTACGGCGATCAATAGGAACCATACCTATCCAATGCAACAATTGTGCAAGTACCGGTACTTTAAATAACGTATGCTTGCCCATAATACTGATTTTCAAATCGAGCGCAAACAAACTAGGTATCGCATATACACCATCGACATTCGATGTATGCGGAAGCGCTAACACTACTGCCTGTGAGATATCTGGAATTTCACCAACCGTACGCCAGCCTGTCGCTTTCAAGAACGCTGAAGCGATAATGGGCGCAAACTTATTACCCCTTCTAGGAACCAAATTACCCAGCTGTTTTTTACTAAGCGCTGGTAATATCTTAGATCGTGCAGACTTAGAGCCTGCAGCGTTAGAGCGATTAAACAATTTTGATGTCATGACGGCACCATATAGTAAAAGATACCCGTATAATACCATTAAGCTTGTATCACTAATCTGGATTTAGCACGCTTTTGTTATGTTATAGCTTACTCAATCATAACTATAATTTATGTGATAACTAAAAATGAGGGCTCTCATTATTATTATGAAATATCAGCTAGATTACCCTTATCCTCAAGCCAAGACTTACGATCAGCAGCACGCTTTTTAGCCAATAGCATGTCCATCACACTATTCGTCAACACCATGTCATCCATATCTAACTGTACCAAACGGCGTGTGTCACGGTTCATAGTTGTTTCTCGCAATTGCTCTGCACTCATCTCGCCTAAGCCTTTAAAACGCGTAATTTGCGCTTTTTTATTGCCTGGTACATTGGCTAAAATATGCTGAAGCTCCGTTTCATCCAACGCATAATGCACCTCTTTAGCCACATCAACGCGATATAACGGCGGCATTGCCACGAATAAATGACCAGCATCTACCAAGGCAGGAAAGTGCTTAACGAATAGAGCACAGATCAACGTCGCAATATGCAGTCCATCGGAGTCCGCATCCGCTAAAATACATACCTTGTCATAACGCAGCTCAGACAAATCATCAGATGCCGGATCAACACCGATTGCAATCGCAATATCGTGAATCTCTTGACTAGATAGCACCGTATCTGAGGATACCTCCCACGTATTTAAAATTTTACCACGCAAAGGTAATATCGCCTGATAATGACGGTCACGGGCTTGCTTTGCACTACCACCTGCAGAGTCCCCTTCCACCAAAAACAGCTCAGCCCCATCACGCAAATCACCACGGCAATCCGCTAACTTCCCAGGCAGTGCTGGACCTTGGGTGATTTTTTTACGGGCGACTTTTTTGGCCGATTTAAGACGGCGTCCCGCTTTGTTAATTGCCAGCTCTGCAATCTGCGCGCCCATATCTGCATGCTGATTTAACCACAAGCTAAAGGCATCTTTTGCCAGCGTTTGTACCGCCGCTGCCGCCTCACGACTTGATAAACGCTCTTTGGTTTGACCCGAAAATTGCGGCTCAGAAAATTTAAGCGACAAGATATAATTAACCCCGTCCCATACGTCTTCTGCGGTCAACTTGACACTGCGGGGAAGTAAGTTATGAATATCACAAAACTCACGTAACGCTTCTAAAATACCGGTGCGCAAACCATTAACATGAGTACCGCCTTGAGCGGTCGGAATCAGGTTTACGTAGCTTTCTTGAATTGGCGTTCCGCCATCAGGCAACCAAGACAACGCAAAAGTAATACCAGCTCGCTCGCCTTTCTTAGCATCGTAATGATAATAAAAAGGCTCAGGCGGCAATGTCTCAAGACCGTCTAGCTGCGCGCTTAAATACTCAACGACCCCATCAGTAAACTGCCAAACGACTTTTTCATTATTGATATCGTCAACGAACTCAATCGTCAATCCCGCTGCTAGCACAGCTTTAGCTTTTAAATTATGTTTAAGCTGCTTAATATTAAATTTAGGCGTATCAAAAAAGCTGCCATCTGCCCAAAAGCGTACCCTAGTGCCACGTTTACGCTTATTGGAGCTAATCGTCTCAGTTAGCGCCGTCACTGGCGCGCCATTTTCAAACGCCATCTCAAACTGCATGCTATCACGCCATACCGTGACTTCAACTCGCGTCGACAAGGCATTAACGACAGAAATACCGACGCCATGCAAACCGCCCGAAACTTCATAATTAGAGGTCGAAAATTTACCACCAGCATGCAAACGGGTCAAAATCAGCTCGATACCCGATTGATTGAACTCAGGGTGAGTATCTGTCGGCATACCCCGACCATCATCCTCAACCGACAGCGACCCATCACTATGCAATTGAACCTTGATAGTTTTGGCGTAACCACCCAATGCCTCATCGACGGAGTTATCAATAACTTCTTGCGCCAAATGATTGGGGCGAGTGGTATCAGTATACATACCGGGACGACGACGTACTGGCTCAAGCCCTTCTAAAACTTCTAATGATTGCGCATTATACTGACTCACAAATGCATCCTTAAATATTCATATACGATTAATTCTATTAAACCATTATAACGAAAAATAGCGACGGTAACGGTAATAGTCAGTCGCTCACGTCAGATAATGTCGTCTATTTAATACGCTATGTCAGCTTTATTTGAACTTAGAGCAACTGCTGTAGCATATCAATCACCTTTGGCAATTGCTCACCAAAATCGCTAAACCTGTGATCGCCACCCGCTTGTAGAGTGACCATAGCTCCTTGCTCTTGATAAAATATTTTAGACAGTTCAGGATTCAACAGCTCATCGCCTTCCTTGATTAGTACAGACACTTTATTAGGATAATTAACAGTCAATAATTGATGTTCCTCAAACCATTGCAAATCTGCCTGACTAATATGCCAACCTCCCGCTGTCGAATGGATAATCTTACTGCGCAAACCCTCCTCTTTAACATCATTTTTCAGAGCCAAATCGTTAGCAAATCGCTTTAGAGTAACATGTGGCTGAGTGCTGGGGTTTAGTAGCAACGCTGGGCAACCCGTATAATTGCTGATTAAGGTAGAAAAGTACCCACCTAATGAGCTGCCGACCAATACGGTATTTGACGATTCAAACTGCTCATCTTCAATATTATCGTTATGCTTTAAACCTGCAATGAATGACAGTATCTGACTAAAAACTTGGTCAGGCGTCTTATTGAAATCAAGTCGTACTACATTGATATCAGGGTGATACTGCTGACAATAATGTTCCAATACCATGCCTTTTGTAGAATTTGCATCGCTGTCTAAGCCATGAATATAAATAATGTTCACGTATAATCTCACTTATTAAGGTTGTTATGATTATTTTTATAGATAACTAAAACCAAGCATAGCACCCGAACAATGAAAACAGTAATAATAAAATGGCACACCACTATTCAATATTTGAGACATAATAGTAGAATAACAATTGGCTTATAAAAATCGAAGGAACGAGATTATTAGCAATGGAGTCGCCATGAACCAACAGATTGAGCTGTTCGAGATTGCCAATCCCTGTATTGGTGTTTGCCAGAGTAATAAAAAAGGGTATTGTTTTGGCTGCTTGCGTAGTCGACCTGAGCGTCAATTATGGCATAACATGACGACTGAACAGCGCCGTGAGGTATTACGGCTGGTTTCTGGACGTAAGCTGCGTATTGAGCAGATCAAACAGCGTAAAGGCGAACAGTTGGGATTTGATTTTGAGGAAGTAGTAGAGATGGGCGAATTATTTTAATAGCGGTAAATCTTTGAGACTTTCCTAAAAACTGAACCGCCCCGGTATTGTCGGAGGCTCAACATTCTGAGAGAATACGACAATGAAAACACGAAACTACACCCCTGAGATTAAAGAACGCGCCGTTCGCATGCTGATTGAAGCGTCAAGCGACTATCCTTCCACATGGTCAGCCATCCAAGCTATAGCCTCAAAGACTGGCTGTACGCCTGAAACCCTGCGATCGTGGCATAAAAAACATATCGAGCAAACTATTCCTGCCTCGGTACAAGCTCAAAGCCAAGATCAACGCATAAAGGAGCTTGAACGCGAAAATAAAGAGCTCAAGCAAGCGAATGAAATCATACGTAAGGCGGCGGCTTTTTTCGCCCAGGCGGAGCTCGACCGCTAACTAAAATAATGGTTCAGTTTATCGATGATAATAAAGATAATTACGGGATCGAGCCTATCTGTATTATAAATTACATAAGATTTAAAGCTTAACCCACCAAACCACGAGCAAAGAAAAACCCCCTTCGACTTATGTCGAAGGGGGTTTTTCAGGAATAGAGAGCTGACGATGACCTACTCTCACATGGGCGAACCACACTACCATTGGCGCGA
This window of the Psychrobacter arcticus 273-4 genome carries:
- the parE gene encoding DNA topoisomerase IV subunit B codes for the protein MSQYNAQSLEVLEGLEPVRRRPGMYTDTTRPNHLAQEVIDNSVDEALGGYAKTIKVQLHSDGSLSVEDDGRGMPTDTHPEFNQSGIELILTRLHAGGKFSTSNYEVSGGLHGVGISVVNALSTRVEVTVWRDSMQFEMAFENGAPVTALTETISSNKRKRGTRVRFWADGSFFDTPKFNIKQLKHNLKAKAVLAAGLTIEFVDDINNEKVVWQFTDGVVEYLSAQLDGLETLPPEPFYYHYDAKKGERAGITFALSWLPDGGTPIQESYVNLIPTAQGGTHVNGLRTGILEALREFCDIHNLLPRSVKLTAEDVWDGVNYILSLKFSEPQFSGQTKERLSSREAAAAVQTLAKDAFSLWLNQHADMGAQIAELAINKAGRRLKSAKKVARKKITQGPALPGKLADCRGDLRDGAELFLVEGDSAGGSAKQARDRHYQAILPLRGKILNTWEVSSDTVLSSQEIHDIAIAIGVDPASDDLSELRYDKVCILADADSDGLHIATLICALFVKHFPALVDAGHLFVAMPPLYRVDVAKEVHYALDETELQHILANVPGNKKAQITRFKGLGEMSAEQLRETTMNRDTRRLVQLDMDDMVLTNSVMDMLLAKKRAADRKSWLEDKGNLADIS
- a CDS encoding YqiA/YcfP family alpha/beta fold hydrolase, which produces MNIIYIHGLDSDANSTKGMVLEHYCQQYHPDINVVRLDFNKTPDQVFSQILSFIAGLKHNDNIEDEQFESSNTVLVGSSLGGYFSTLISNYTGCPALLLNPSTQPHVTLKRFANDLALKNDVKEEGLRSKIIHSTAGGWHISQADLQWFEEHQLLTVNYPNKVSVLIKEGDELLNPELSKIFYQEQGAMVTLQAGGDHRFSDFGEQLPKVIDMLQQLL
- a CDS encoding DUF1289 domain-containing protein, with the translated sequence MNQQIELFEIANPCIGVCQSNKKGYCFGCLRSRPERQLWHNMTTEQRREVLRLVSGRKLRIEQIKQRKGEQLGFDFEEVVEMGELF